A genomic region of Christiangramia sp. OXR-203 contains the following coding sequences:
- a CDS encoding histone deacetylase — MLKIAFHPIYKHPLPEGHRFPMEKYDLLPKQLLHEGTCEDENFFKPDLIDESLILRAHTATYVERLKNLDLSKKEIRVSGFPLSQELVDREQVIAQGTIDACNYALEYGVSMNIAGGTHHAFSDRAEAFCLLNDQAIAARYLQDQNLAQKILIVDLDVHQGNGTAEIFQNDDSVFTFSMHGKGNYPFRKETSDLDIEIPDATGDEAYLKQLKEVLPELIERTKPDFIFYLCGVDILETDKLGRLSCTIQGCKERDRFVLQTCHDLQIPVECSMGGGYSKEIKYIIEAHANTYRAAQQIYF, encoded by the coding sequence ATGCTCAAAATTGCCTTTCATCCCATTTATAAACATCCATTGCCAGAAGGTCACAGGTTTCCTATGGAAAAGTATGATCTGCTTCCAAAGCAATTATTGCATGAAGGCACCTGTGAGGATGAGAATTTTTTTAAGCCTGACCTCATCGATGAGAGTTTGATTTTAAGAGCCCATACTGCAACCTATGTTGAGAGACTGAAAAATCTGGATCTTAGCAAAAAAGAGATCAGAGTTTCAGGATTTCCACTTTCACAGGAACTTGTGGATAGAGAACAAGTTATTGCACAGGGAACGATCGATGCCTGCAATTATGCACTTGAATATGGTGTTTCCATGAATATAGCTGGTGGAACTCACCATGCTTTTTCAGATAGAGCTGAAGCATTCTGTTTATTGAACGATCAGGCAATCGCCGCCCGATATCTACAAGATCAAAATCTGGCTCAAAAAATTCTGATCGTAGACCTGGACGTACATCAGGGAAATGGTACAGCTGAGATTTTTCAAAATGATGATTCTGTATTCACATTTTCGATGCATGGAAAGGGAAACTACCCTTTTAGAAAAGAAACTTCTGACCTGGATATTGAAATCCCGGATGCCACAGGTGATGAAGCTTACCTCAAGCAGCTAAAAGAAGTTCTTCCAGAACTTATAGAAAGAACAAAACCCGATTTTATTTTCTACCTCTGTGGAGTGGATATTTTAGAAACCGACAAACTTGGCCGACTTTCCTGTACCATACAAGGATGTAAAGAACGTGACAGGTTCGTATTACAAACCTGCCACGATCTTCAAATTCCTGTGGAGTGCAGCATGGGCGGTGGTTATTCAAAAGAGATCAAATATATCATCGAAGCTCACGCCAACACTTATAGAGCTGCCCAGCAGATCTATTTTTAA
- a CDS encoding M13 family metallopeptidase, with amino-acid sequence MKRINRILFLSVLSAGMFTACNDDEKRTEEKDDKIHGINLAYMDTSTTAKEDFFRYVNGRWLDSTEIPGDRTRWGSFDELRQRTDEDALGLLEKMAASDRLDASTDQAKAVYLYKSIMDTVARNEQGIEPVQPYLAKIDSIQNKEDLQNFLVEMSEYGSAGFFSFGVGADSKNSDMNAAYLNPSGLGLPERDYYLQNDSDSKETRTKYKAYVADMLQYLDYSEEEAKNAAETILKFETRLAEPKLDKVERRDARNTYNPMTVAELQKMTPAMNWKVYFDGIGAKDLDTIIVSQPKYMKALQQIIAENSVEDWKTYLKWDLFNGAASALTTDLETEKWEFYSKTLQGAKEQRPRNERALSSINGTLGEALGKLYVEEHFPAEAKKKAQEMVDNILKAYENRINNLSWMSEDTKKKALEKLSTFNVKIGYPDEWKDYADLEITSPEEGGSYFQNMLNAQKWRVAENMADLGQPVDKGEWFMSPQTVNAYYNPRYNEIVFPAAILQPPFYDYKADAAVNYGGIGAVIGHEISHGFDDSGARFDAEGNLNNWWTEKDLEEFETLGNDLAEQYSAIEVLDSVYINGKFTLGENIGDLGGVNAAYDGLQIHLENNENPGKIDGFTPEQRFFLSWATVWRTKMRDEAMRNRIKTDSHSPGMYRAYVPLQNIDAWYDAFTIEEGDKMYVKPEDRVRIW; translated from the coding sequence ATGAAAAGAATAAACAGAATTTTGTTTTTATCTGTTCTCAGCGCAGGAATGTTTACCGCCTGTAATGATGACGAAAAAAGAACTGAGGAAAAAGATGATAAGATCCATGGTATCAACCTTGCTTACATGGATACATCTACAACTGCTAAAGAAGATTTCTTTCGCTATGTAAATGGACGCTGGCTCGATAGTACAGAAATTCCTGGAGACAGAACCCGTTGGGGAAGTTTCGACGAATTAAGACAAAGAACCGATGAGGATGCTCTTGGTCTTCTGGAAAAAATGGCTGCAAGCGATCGTCTTGATGCTTCAACAGACCAGGCAAAAGCTGTATATCTTTACAAAAGTATCATGGATACTGTTGCCAGAAATGAGCAGGGAATTGAGCCGGTACAACCTTACCTGGCAAAGATCGATTCTATCCAGAACAAAGAAGATCTTCAAAATTTCCTAGTTGAAATGAGCGAATACGGAAGTGCCGGATTCTTCAGCTTTGGTGTTGGTGCAGACAGCAAAAATTCTGATATGAACGCTGCTTACCTGAACCCTTCTGGTCTGGGATTACCTGAAAGAGATTATTATCTTCAGAATGATTCAGATTCCAAGGAAACCCGAACGAAATACAAAGCTTACGTCGCAGATATGCTACAGTATCTTGACTATTCAGAAGAAGAAGCGAAAAATGCTGCTGAAACGATCCTGAAGTTTGAAACCAGACTTGCTGAGCCAAAACTGGATAAAGTAGAACGTCGTGATGCCCGAAATACCTATAACCCAATGACCGTTGCCGAGTTGCAAAAGATGACTCCGGCTATGAACTGGAAAGTTTATTTTGATGGGATTGGTGCAAAGGATCTTGATACGATCATCGTTTCCCAGCCAAAATATATGAAAGCATTACAGCAAATCATTGCTGAAAATTCTGTAGAAGACTGGAAAACCTATTTAAAATGGGATCTTTTTAACGGAGCTGCAAGCGCACTTACTACAGATCTCGAAACTGAAAAGTGGGAATTTTACAGTAAAACACTTCAGGGAGCAAAAGAACAACGTCCTAGAAATGAAAGAGCTCTTAGTTCTATCAATGGGACTTTAGGTGAAGCTCTTGGAAAACTTTATGTTGAAGAACATTTCCCGGCAGAAGCGAAGAAAAAAGCTCAGGAAATGGTGGACAACATCCTGAAAGCTTATGAGAATAGAATCAATAATCTTAGCTGGATGAGCGAGGATACCAAGAAGAAAGCGCTTGAAAAACTTAGTACTTTCAATGTAAAGATTGGATATCCTGATGAGTGGAAAGATTACGCAGATCTAGAAATCACCTCACCTGAAGAAGGAGGGTCTTATTTCCAGAACATGCTGAACGCTCAAAAATGGAGAGTTGCAGAGAACATGGCGGATCTTGGACAGCCAGTCGATAAGGGTGAATGGTTTATGTCACCACAAACAGTGAATGCTTACTACAATCCACGTTATAACGAGATCGTATTCCCGGCGGCAATTCTACAACCACCATTCTACGATTATAAAGCAGATGCTGCGGTCAATTATGGTGGAATTGGCGCTGTAATAGGTCATGAGATATCACACGGTTTTGATGATAGCGGTGCAAGATTTGATGCTGAAGGAAACCTTAACAACTGGTGGACTGAGAAAGATCTTGAAGAATTTGAAACTTTAGGAAATGACCTGGCGGAGCAATACAGCGCTATTGAAGTATTGGACAGTGTCTACATTAATGGAAAATTCACCTTAGGTGAAAATATCGGTGATCTTGGAGGAGTGAACGCTGCTTACGATGGATTACAAATTCACCTTGAAAACAATGAAAACCCTGGTAAAATAGATGGATTTACTCCAGAACAGAGGTTCTTCCTTTCCTGGGCTACCGTTTGGAGAACCAAAATGAGAGATGAAGCGATGAGAAACAGGATCAAAACCGATTCTCATTCTCCTGGAATGTACCGAGCTTATGTACCACTACAGAATATCGATGCATGGTATGATGCATTTACTATTGAAGAAGGTGATAAGATGTATGTAAAACCTGAAGATAGAGTAAGAATCTGGTAA
- a CDS encoding CBS domain-containing protein produces MGIKSFMGKRAEPEKPAEVPMLVRDYMTEKLITFRENENIMDVVEKLIKHGISGGCVVNDRNELLGIISEGDCMKQISDSRYYNMPMTDLTVGKRMISNVETIDGNMNVLDAAKIFIEKKFRRFPIVENNQLIGQISQRDVLKAALRLKSHTWSY; encoded by the coding sequence ATGGGTATTAAAAGTTTTATGGGTAAACGAGCGGAGCCTGAAAAGCCTGCAGAAGTTCCAATGCTGGTAAGAGATTATATGACCGAGAAGCTTATCACCTTCAGGGAGAATGAAAATATCATGGATGTCGTAGAGAAATTAATTAAACATGGTATCTCCGGTGGCTGTGTGGTGAATGACAGGAATGAATTGCTGGGAATTATTTCTGAAGGCGATTGTATGAAACAAATTTCTGACAGCAGGTATTACAATATGCCAATGACAGATCTCACGGTTGGGAAACGTATGATTAGTAATGTAGAAACTATAGATGGAAATATGAATGTTCTTGATGCCGCGAAGATCTTTATCGAAAAGAAATTCCGAAGATTTCCTATTGTGGAAAATAATCAGTTAATAGGTCAGATTTCACAGAGAGATGTTCTTAAAGCTGCTCTAAGATTAAAATCACACACCTGGAGTTATTGA
- a CDS encoding YraN family protein, with translation MATHNDLGKKGEELAVQFLLKNNYEILERNFRYRKAEVDIIAREADTLIAVEVKSRSSVYFGNPEDFVKPAQIKLLVQAMNYYSEKHDTDLEIRFDIIAITKSGSNYEIEHITDAFLHF, from the coding sequence ATGGCCACTCATAATGATCTGGGTAAAAAAGGGGAGGAGTTAGCAGTACAGTTTCTTCTGAAAAACAATTACGAGATCCTGGAGCGTAATTTCAGATACCGTAAAGCTGAAGTAGATATCATTGCCAGAGAAGCTGATACTTTAATAGCGGTCGAAGTAAAATCTCGAAGCTCCGTCTATTTTGGGAATCCTGAAGACTTTGTGAAACCTGCACAGATCAAATTACTTGTGCAAGCAATGAATTACTATTCGGAAAAGCATGATACAGATCTGGAGATCAGGTTTGATATTATAGCGATCACAAAATCTGGATCCAATTACGAAATTGAACATATTACCGATGCTTTTCTGCATTTTTAA
- the metG gene encoding methionine--tRNA ligase — MSKNPQRFTITAALPYTNGPIHIGHLAGVYVPADIYSRFLRMQGHDVAFVCGSDEHGVPITIKAKKEGVSPQDVVDKYNAIIKTSFEDFGITFDNYSRTSGDVHHKTASDFFKKMYEDGKFIEESTEQLYDVEANQFLADRFVTGTCPKCGNEEAYGDQCENCGTSLNATDLINPKSAITGAVPTLKETKHWFLPLDQYEDFLKEWILKGHKADWKSNVYGQVKSWIDDGLRARAVTRDLDWGIPVPVEGGEGKVLYVWFDAPIGYISSTKEWAEREGKDWEPYWKDENTKLVHFIGKDNIVFHCIIFPTMLKAHGDYILPENVPANEFLNLEGKKLSTSKNWAVWLHEYLQDFPDQQDVLRYVLTANAPETKDNDFTWKDFQARNNNELVAIFGNFINRVVVLTNKYYDGIIPQPGEYTEVDEQTIAELKAYPSVIASSIEKYRFREAQGELMNLARLGNKYLADEEPWKQIKTDEDRVKTIMYVALQIASALSIISEPFLPFTSAKLKRMLNQTGENTSTTPDWDIIGTREALIPAGHQIGKAELLFSKIEDEQMEQQLEKLKATKAANEMENQKAEPQKEIATFEDFTKMDLRVGTIIEAEKMAKTKKLMILKVDTGIDQRTVVSGIAEHFKAEDIIGKKVTVLVNLAPRKLRGVESEGMILMTENKEGKLVFVNPDEDNVSNGITIN; from the coding sequence ATGAGCAAAAATCCTCAGAGATTTACGATCACAGCGGCTTTACCTTATACGAACGGGCCTATTCATATTGGACACCTAGCAGGCGTTTATGTACCTGCAGATATTTATTCCAGATTTTTACGAATGCAGGGACATGATGTAGCATTTGTTTGTGGAAGTGATGAGCACGGTGTGCCAATTACGATCAAGGCCAAGAAAGAAGGTGTGAGTCCGCAGGATGTAGTAGACAAGTACAATGCGATCATCAAAACCTCTTTTGAAGACTTCGGAATTACCTTCGATAACTACTCCAGGACTTCAGGTGATGTTCATCATAAAACCGCTTCAGACTTTTTTAAGAAGATGTATGAGGATGGTAAATTTATTGAAGAATCTACCGAACAATTATATGATGTTGAGGCAAACCAGTTTCTAGCCGATAGATTTGTAACTGGAACCTGCCCAAAATGCGGGAATGAAGAAGCGTATGGAGACCAGTGTGAAAACTGCGGAACTTCATTGAATGCAACAGATCTTATTAATCCGAAATCTGCTATTACCGGTGCCGTTCCAACTTTAAAAGAAACTAAACACTGGTTTTTACCATTGGACCAATATGAAGATTTTCTAAAGGAATGGATCCTGAAAGGACACAAAGCTGACTGGAAAAGCAACGTTTATGGTCAGGTGAAATCCTGGATCGACGATGGTTTAAGAGCCCGCGCGGTAACCAGAGATCTTGACTGGGGAATCCCAGTTCCAGTGGAAGGTGGCGAAGGCAAAGTGCTCTATGTTTGGTTCGACGCTCCCATTGGATATATTTCTTCTACTAAAGAATGGGCAGAGCGAGAAGGAAAAGACTGGGAACCTTACTGGAAAGATGAAAACACCAAACTGGTTCATTTTATTGGGAAAGACAACATCGTTTTTCACTGTATCATATTCCCAACAATGCTGAAAGCTCATGGTGATTATATTTTACCAGAAAATGTGCCCGCAAATGAATTTCTGAATCTTGAAGGTAAAAAACTTTCAACTTCAAAGAACTGGGCGGTATGGCTACATGAATACCTGCAGGATTTTCCAGATCAACAGGATGTATTGCGTTATGTGTTGACTGCAAATGCTCCGGAAACAAAAGACAACGATTTTACCTGGAAAGATTTTCAGGCGAGAAACAATAATGAGCTGGTCGCTATCTTCGGAAACTTTATTAACCGCGTAGTGGTGTTAACCAACAAATATTACGACGGAATAATTCCGCAGCCGGGAGAGTATACTGAAGTGGATGAACAGACCATTGCTGAATTAAAAGCATATCCATCGGTAATCGCGAGTTCAATTGAAAAATACCGTTTTCGTGAAGCTCAGGGTGAATTGATGAATCTGGCCAGACTTGGAAATAAATACCTGGCTGATGAAGAGCCATGGAAGCAAATTAAAACTGATGAAGATCGTGTTAAAACGATCATGTACGTGGCACTTCAAATTGCCAGCGCACTCAGTATTATCAGCGAACCTTTCCTCCCATTCACTTCCGCTAAATTAAAGCGGATGCTGAATCAAACTGGAGAGAATACTTCCACTACCCCAGACTGGGACATTATTGGTACCCGGGAAGCATTAATTCCTGCAGGTCATCAAATTGGAAAAGCGGAACTACTTTTCAGTAAAATAGAAGATGAACAAATGGAGCAACAATTGGAAAAATTAAAAGCTACCAAAGCAGCGAACGAAATGGAAAATCAGAAAGCTGAACCGCAAAAAGAGATTGCTACTTTTGAGGATTTCACTAAAATGGATCTGCGTGTTGGAACTATTATAGAAGCTGAAAAGATGGCCAAAACCAAAAAGCTAATGATTCTTAAAGTTGATACTGGAATTGACCAGAGAACTGTAGTTTCCGGTATTGCTGAACATTTTAAAGCAGAAGATATTATAGGTAAAAAAGTGACTGTGCTGGTAAACCTTGCTCCCAGAAAATTACGCGGAGTTGAAAGCGAAGGAATGATCCTGATGACCGAAAACAAAGAAGGAAAACTTGTTTTTGTGAATCCTGATGAGGATAATGTCTCCAACGGAATCACGATAAATTAA
- a CDS encoding nuclear transport factor 2 family protein translates to MKNSALKFLFVFAFLTVLPLHAQVKDPEKNKTAISERVSETLDSWYLAAANTEFKTYFGLMTNDAIFIGTDATENWTAEEFKKFAKPYFDSGKAWNFTSIQRNIYVHQNSKIAWFDELLDTQMGICRGSGVVAKEDGKWKIHHYVLSIAVPNENVDELTSLKSQFDKNLISELKNK, encoded by the coding sequence ATGAAAAATTCAGCTTTAAAATTTCTATTCGTTTTCGCATTTCTCACCGTGTTGCCATTGCATGCACAGGTAAAGGATCCAGAAAAAAATAAGACAGCGATCAGTGAAAGAGTAAGTGAAACGCTGGACAGCTGGTATCTTGCTGCCGCCAATACTGAATTCAAAACATACTTTGGTCTAATGACTAATGATGCCATATTTATTGGGACTGATGCTACTGAAAACTGGACTGCGGAAGAATTTAAAAAGTTCGCTAAACCATATTTTGACTCAGGCAAAGCATGGAATTTCACTTCGATTCAAAGAAATATTTATGTACACCAGAACTCAAAAATTGCCTGGTTTGATGAACTTCTGGACACCCAAATGGGAATTTGCAGAGGTTCTGGAGTAGTTGCTAAAGAAGATGGTAAATGGAAGATTCATCATTACGTACTTTCCATCGCAGTGCCTAATGAAAATGTAGATGAACTTACCAGTTTAAAATCCCAATTCGATAAGAATCTGATTTCAGAATTGAAAAACAAATAG
- a CDS encoding ExbD/TolR family protein: MIHKSILICLFTFFGSQMLSQASAQETQPFYVNIFINAEETYYVETERTEIENIEQKVSEIVRNKPFRIDQQIVYRIFADKNLPMAKLIDLDQKLSNAYSDNIRRERYLLDTVEMNIDGKNWFESIDINSLN, encoded by the coding sequence ATGATACACAAGTCTATTCTTATCTGCCTGTTCACTTTCTTCGGAAGTCAGATGCTTTCTCAAGCTTCAGCTCAGGAAACCCAGCCGTTTTATGTCAATATCTTTATTAATGCTGAAGAAACTTATTATGTCGAAACTGAAAGAACTGAAATTGAAAATATTGAACAAAAAGTTTCAGAAATTGTGAGAAACAAACCATTCAGAATTGATCAGCAGATCGTATATAGAATTTTCGCAGATAAGAATCTACCTATGGCCAAATTGATCGATCTGGATCAGAAGTTGAGCAATGCTTATAGTGATAATATCCGCCGGGAAAGATATTTGCTCGATACTGTAGAAATGAACATCGATGGAAAAAACTGGTTTGAATCTATAGATATAAATAGTTTAAATTAA
- a CDS encoding DUF4174 domain-containing protein: MRNLTFLIILIFYGMTSKAQDLQQYQWENRIIVVYSNETELDLVSKQLKLLTKEPKELSERKLILIQAQKNQYKTIFPENSEWVSSSLKDELKISTKTKFEVFLLGLDGGIKLRQQEIVQTEKLFSLIDGMPMRKAEIRRKDQ; this comes from the coding sequence ATGCGGAATCTCACATTTCTCATTATTTTAATTTTCTACGGAATGACTTCAAAAGCGCAGGATCTGCAACAATACCAATGGGAAAATCGAATCATTGTTGTGTATTCTAATGAAACTGAATTAGATCTTGTATCAAAGCAATTAAAATTACTTACGAAAGAACCAAAAGAGCTTTCAGAAAGAAAACTAATACTAATCCAGGCTCAGAAAAATCAATACAAAACAATTTTTCCTGAAAATTCAGAATGGGTAAGTTCATCCTTAAAAGACGAACTAAAAATTTCCACTAAAACTAAATTTGAAGTGTTCCTCCTTGGACTGGATGGAGGCATTAAACTAAGGCAACAAGAAATTGTTCAAACCGAAAAATTATTCAGCCTGATCGATGGTATGCCTATGAGAAAGGCAGAAATTAGAAGAAAAGATCAATAA
- a CDS encoding M20/M25/M40 family metallo-hydrolase, with translation MLIFVAVWLSFNFDAPQARLSEEIPLDQYSTSRAFQHVEAIAQQPHYVGSSEHPKVRNYIVQELQKMGLEVQTQEDYFLNSSAILSKPQNILARIKGSGDGDALVLMTHYDSATHSSPGASDAGSGVATILESIRAFREREIQPKNDIILLFTDAEEIGLIGAEIFVRDHPWAKDVQVALNFEARGSGGNPFMLLETNGKNAKLIEAFADVKVEYPVSNSLAYSIYKMLPNDTDLTVLREKGNISGFNFAFIDDHFDYHTAKDTPRNLDPETLAHQGSYLLPLLAHFSEADLKNLSSDRDLIYFNLPFGEFVKYPFDWILPMLIVAMAIFVILVIYGIRRDRLSITEIFKGFLPMLMSIGLSGFLSWAFWQFCLFIYPEYSEMEHGFTYNGYWYIALIIFLSLSISFITYHWFRKHSHKASIFIAPLTLWLVICTLVAIYLKGAAYFIIPVFFGLLQLFVMVRQKRPNRILMVLLSFPAIILLLPFIWSLPVALGLKTLFITAILVSLVFLFLLPLFGYFRKLKSFAVLSFLVFNILLFTAHYYSDFSSERPKPNSLVYLKDLDQQTNFWYSYDEMEDSWTSSYFPVGTENSGTESNFSSKYGSNFRRKSSAPDVYIPEPAILLEELETDTLTNLKSYSLKIAPNRDINRLELYEIQDVDFKEFRVNDLKAENEQLGQQYFNMHTQRWKERILTYYASNRDTLRIEFAIAPEDEPEFVLYESAYDLFDNEDLKLEKRPKDMIPRPFVLNDATILKKTIRIKE, from the coding sequence TTGCTGATTTTTGTAGCAGTTTGGCTAAGTTTTAATTTCGATGCTCCCCAGGCCAGGCTTTCCGAAGAAATTCCTTTAGATCAATATTCAACTTCAAGAGCTTTCCAGCATGTGGAAGCTATTGCACAGCAACCACATTATGTTGGGAGCAGTGAGCATCCAAAAGTTCGTAACTATATCGTACAGGAATTGCAGAAAATGGGTCTGGAAGTACAAACTCAGGAAGATTATTTTCTCAATTCCAGTGCTATTTTAAGCAAACCCCAAAATATCCTTGCAAGAATTAAAGGTTCTGGAGATGGTGATGCGTTGGTATTAATGACTCATTACGACAGCGCTACACATTCTTCGCCAGGTGCGAGTGATGCAGGAAGTGGTGTGGCTACCATATTGGAAAGTATCAGGGCATTCCGCGAAAGGGAAATTCAACCTAAGAATGATATTATTTTGCTCTTTACAGATGCAGAGGAAATTGGTTTAATAGGCGCAGAAATCTTTGTTAGGGATCATCCGTGGGCGAAAGATGTACAGGTAGCACTTAATTTTGAAGCAAGGGGAAGCGGTGGAAATCCATTTATGCTACTGGAAACTAACGGCAAGAATGCCAAGTTGATTGAAGCTTTTGCAGATGTTAAGGTCGAATACCCAGTTAGCAACTCTCTAGCCTACAGTATTTATAAAATGCTTCCAAACGACACAGATCTTACCGTCCTGCGTGAAAAGGGTAATATTAGCGGGTTTAATTTCGCTTTTATAGATGATCATTTTGACTATCATACGGCGAAGGATACTCCCAGAAATCTGGATCCCGAAACCCTGGCTCATCAAGGTAGCTATCTTTTGCCGCTGCTTGCCCATTTTAGCGAAGCAGATCTTAAAAATTTATCCAGTGACAGGGATCTTATATATTTCAATTTGCCTTTTGGGGAGTTCGTAAAATATCCTTTCGACTGGATCTTGCCCATGTTGATCGTTGCCATGGCGATTTTCGTCATCCTTGTCATCTACGGAATTCGAAGAGACCGCCTGAGTATTACTGAAATATTTAAAGGCTTCTTACCCATGTTAATGAGCATTGGGTTATCAGGTTTTCTAAGCTGGGCGTTCTGGCAGTTCTGTCTATTTATTTACCCGGAATACTCAGAAATGGAACATGGGTTTACGTACAACGGCTACTGGTACATAGCCCTGATCATCTTTCTTTCCCTGTCAATTAGTTTTATAACCTACCATTGGTTTCGCAAACATTCACATAAAGCTTCCATATTTATAGCGCCACTTACATTATGGCTGGTGATCTGTACACTAGTTGCTATATATCTTAAAGGAGCTGCATATTTTATCATTCCTGTATTCTTCGGACTATTGCAACTCTTTGTAATGGTAAGACAAAAGAGACCAAACCGCATTTTAATGGTCTTACTGAGCTTTCCCGCTATTATTTTACTTCTACCTTTCATCTGGAGTTTACCGGTCGCATTGGGTCTTAAAACCCTTTTCATCACCGCAATTCTGGTAAGTTTGGTGTTTCTATTCCTGCTGCCGCTTTTTGGATACTTCAGGAAACTCAAGTCATTTGCTGTTTTAAGCTTTCTGGTTTTTAATATTTTACTTTTCACAGCGCATTATTACTCAGACTTTTCTTCGGAAAGACCTAAACCTAATAGTTTGGTGTATCTGAAGGATCTCGACCAGCAAACTAATTTCTGGTATAGTTATGATGAAATGGAAGATTCCTGGACGAGCTCTTATTTTCCTGTAGGCACAGAAAATTCAGGGACAGAATCCAATTTCAGCAGTAAATACGGCAGTAATTTCCGAAGAAAATCCAGCGCTCCGGATGTTTATATTCCTGAACCTGCAATTCTACTGGAAGAACTCGAAACCGACACATTAACGAATTTGAAGTCCTATTCCTTAAAGATCGCACCAAATCGGGACATAAACCGCCTGGAATTATATGAAATCCAGGATGTGGATTTTAAGGAGTTTAGAGTAAACGATCTTAAAGCTGAAAATGAACAATTAGGACAACAATATTTTAATATGCATACGCAGCGCTGGAAAGAACGAATTCTTACTTATTACGCGTCAAACCGGGATACTTTGAGAATTGAATTCGCAATAGCACCAGAAGATGAGCCAGAATTTGTACTTTACGAATCGGCTTACGATCTCTTCGATAACGAAGATTTAAAGCTTGAAAAAAGACCGAAGGATATGATTCCACGGCCATTCGTTTTGAATGATGCTACAATTTTAAAGAAAACCATAAGAATAAAGGAATAA
- a CDS encoding single-stranded DNA-binding protein: protein MSTLRNTVQLIGHVGNEPEIVNLESGKKLAKFSVATNESYKNSKGEKITDTQWHNIVAWGKTAELVENYVPKGKEIGIEGKLTSRSYEDKDGIKRYVTEVVCQELLLLGK, encoded by the coding sequence ATGAGCACTTTAAGAAACACAGTACAATTGATCGGGCATGTAGGGAATGAGCCTGAAATCGTAAACCTTGAATCTGGAAAGAAATTAGCCAAATTTTCGGTAGCCACCAATGAAAGTTATAAGAATTCAAAAGGTGAGAAAATAACTGATACACAATGGCACAATATCGTTGCCTGGGGCAAAACCGCTGAACTGGTTGAAAATTACGTTCCGAAAGGGAAAGAAATCGGAATCGAAGGAAAACTAACCAGCAGAAGTTACGAGGATAAAGATGGAATTAAAAGATATGTAACTGAAGTAGTTTGCCAGGAGCTCTTGCTACTCGGTAAATAG